AAGGTCGCCCAGAGTAAGAGGTGAGAGTGTGAATGTGCGGCCATGCAAGCTAATCGAGTTCATAAAAGTCCTTGAAGAAGTCAAAACACGACGCGGATTTCGCGGACCGTTCCGGCGCGGATAAACGCGGAATTCGGGAGTGCAAACCCAACTCCTTCTGCGTTAATCCGCGTCCCATCCGCGCAATCCGCGTCGTGTTTTGGTTTTGATTTATTCGGCCAGGTAGAGGTCCATCACCTGCCCGCCAGCACTCGCGAACGCTTCGAAGTCGAACTCGGGCACGAGGAAGTCTTCGTTCTTCGTTGCCCATGTGAGCTTTTCGGCGACGCAGGAATAAAGGAGCAGGTTCGCCTGCTTGCCCGCGTATTGCTCGTTGAGCAGGATCTGGAACGTCGGAGCGAATCCCATGAGCTGCTGGCGGATGTTGAGCTGCACGCCTGCCGAGCTGGTGTAGCGATATGAGATGAGCACGGCGGCTCCGGCGTCGGCTGCAGCGAAGGTGTACACGCCGGCGCTAACCGCATACTGTCCTTGCACCGGCGCGCTCGAGACTTTCACCAGCGGCAGTCCGGTGGCGGAGTAGCGCACGCCCCAGTCATCGACGAACTGCGCTGAGTTCGTCACTGTGACCGTGTACGGCGCTGATCCAGGCACGCTCTGCGCTTCGTCGAGCGATGTGAGCTTTTGTCCGCTGGTCATCGTCTGGCCGAAGAAGAGATCGTTCACGTGCTTGCCGACGATCTGCGCGAACTTCGCTTTGCCGGCGATCTTGCACTTGCCGCGTGCGACGGCTTCGGCGTACTGGTTCTGTCCGTAGAGTTCTTTCAGCGAGCCCGAGATCTCCAGACTGACGTCCTGCAGCGTGCCGAACTTGATGGGCGTAGGATTCGCCGCGAGGTTCCCGCCAACGGGATATCCCCAGAGCGTGCCTGATCCGAATTGGAACATTTTCTTTCTCCTGCCGTCTTTGTCATTCCGAATCCCCAGCGTTCTTTTCGCTGGGGTGAGGAATCCCTACTGGCTCCAAAAAGCTTTGCATTCGCGGCATGCCTACGGCGCTGAACGCGATGGATTCCATGGCTGCTACAATCCCGCCGCATGGCGCAGTCCTCTAGAGCCTACTTCGTCTACATTCTTTCGAGCATCTCGGGGACCTTGTACGTCGGAATAAGCAACAATGTTCTGCGCAGAGGGGCAGAGCACTCGATCGGCCAGCCTAGTTCCTTTACTACTCGATACAAGGTGAATCGGCTGGTTTATTTCGAGACATACACCGACGTAACGAAAGCAATTGCGCGCGAAAAGCAGATCAAGGCTTACCGACGCGAAAAGAAAATTGCACTAATCAGGAGCATGAATCCTTCATGGATTGACTTACGCGGGAAACTACTGCGCGAGTCGCTGCTCTAGCCATGCCTCGATGTGACTCAATAGGGTTGTTATCGCTGTAACCGACCTTTACTGGAGTTTGTAGGGATTCCTCACCCCTGCGAAAGACACGCAGGGGATTCGGAATGACAATAAAAAAATTAAGCCGCCGTCAAAATCTCCACCGGCACCACCGCCATCGCCGCCGCTCCGTTCACGTTCTCGACGATGCGCGCGCTGCCTTGCAGCCGGCAATGCGAGACCTTGCCGCCGAGCGTCTGCTTGCCGTCGGAGTTTGGCGGCGGAGCTAGCGCGGCTTCGACGGCGTCGAGCAGATCATTCAATTCCTGAGATGGGACTGTTTGCTCGTCGCCTGAGCCTTGCGTGTAGATCACGAGATCGACGGTAGCAATCCAGATGATCGGCTCGCCATTAGCGTTGGTCTTCGCGCGCTCGCCGGTTTGGACCTGGAACAACGCCGGTCTGGATTCCGGCGAGACCTGCTCCGGCATTCGCCATCGGCGCGAGATTGTGGCGAACTTCGCGCCGAGGGCGCTCTGCAGTGTAGCGAAGAGCGCGGAATAGATTTGTTCGCGAGGAAGGTTCATTGCGGGTACCTGTTGTCATTCCGAGCGCAGCGAGGAATCCCTACTATGCCCATGCATTCTCGGTTCAGTAGGGATTCCTCGCTGCGCTCGGAATGACAGAAAATCCGCGCTCAGGCAAGCGCCCGCCGCGTGTACTGCTCCAACGTCAACTGCACGCTGGCCGGCAACATCTCGCGCGAGAAGTTGATTGTTACTTGCCCATTTGCGGAATTGGAATCTTCGCCGATGTGTGTGCGGCGGCGATAGATGTAGGCGAAGCCTTCGATTGCGGCTTGCTGCAGATCTAGCGGCAACGTCGCGTATCCCGCCTGATAGATGAGCTGAACATTCTGGAATCCGCGCGTGAAGCGATATTGATATTGGCTGCTGTATGGACCCAGCGAGTAGAACGCGCTCGATCCGCCGCGCAGCATGATCTTGCGAGCGTCGAAGACGAAGCCGGTGCTGACCTGATCGACGGCAGCCGCAATCGAGACGCCGTTCACCACCACGCTGCTGACCGAGATCAGCGGGAAATTGCGCGGCAGGATGAAGAGCGCGTCGTTGCCGTCGCGATTCTCGGTGTACGAGGTCGCGATGAGGTGATCGCGATTCATCCAGCGCAGCATCTGCAGCGAACCGCGCGTGATCAGGTTCTGCAGCAGCGTGTCTTCGGCGTTGGTCTGGATGTTGAGCCAGGCTTTCAGGTCGGCGAGTACGCAGAGATCGTCGGGAGATGGAGGCATAGGCTTTGTGGTTTCTGTCTTGTCATTCCGAAGCCGCGTTGTTTGCGGCTGAGGAATCCCTATCGATTCCCATGCAGGTGGCTAGCAGAGGGATTTCGTCGTTGTGGGATGCATCACTGTCATTCCGAACGACAGCGAGTGTTCCCCAATCGACACAGCATCGTGACGATAGGGATTCCTCGCTACGCTCGGAATGGCAAGGAAACAGCTTTGTCATTCCGAAGCCGCGTTGTTTGCGGCTGAGGAATCCCTATGGACTTCCATGCAGGCTGGTTAGCAGAGAGAGTCGTCACGTAAGTGACCGCCATTCTGAACCAAGGCGTGTAATACCCGGATCGACGCTGCATT
This region of Terriglobales bacterium genomic DNA includes:
- a CDS encoding GIY-YIG nuclease family protein, which gives rise to MAQSSRAYFVYILSSISGTLYVGISNNVLRRGAEHSIGQPSSFTTRYKVNRLVYFETYTDVTKAIAREKQIKAYRREKKIALIRSMNPSWIDLRGKLLRESLL